One genomic segment of Nothobranchius furzeri strain GRZ-AD chromosome 10, NfurGRZ-RIMD1, whole genome shotgun sequence includes these proteins:
- the dixdc1b gene encoding dixin isoform X1, which translates to MIASLSRGSLLDEVLHGGYNEQQLAVYVSWVNSQLRRKPGLEPITDLRHDLQDGVVFLQLIEIVAGEVLEGVYKPPQNKEESRKNVEEVLQFISSRHIRMPHISAKDVVDGNLKSVMRIILALAAHFKPSANHRTTSGSGRGSKTASTSHNPHSTVALAQGAAAALASARLDVSLPTNGTCINRSNRKPPQTLFARSLQPTSEGSVWGLDEEKSVCVRALVQQYERGATDEPANPPPSSLSSISPLSSPRGQSSHTDRQDLQHQESSESPGAVMERWEDSISEMLEEEVQEARKMVSALQALLLHGSLPEEEQDVCVSLDTNSAEQQLVVLRGRLDQSMEEIRELKRELLRCKQEMRNLQGVKEAQQQRLCSQEASILQTKQELLRASMTKDELNNQNAELKWKLEECNRLWSECKMDVGQKDRLLQQLKYKLEESQKTQTELQRELQQKHSLLQDLMSRNLPEIPNSPENNGYSYSGNPAPPVSGQQAEEVQLLRDALRSLRNNFSDQDPQQHTLDTLEQGIVSLMDRLRVLHTNRGRGKSPRRKGQHTDLDSWPSTNSRQSHSNPPPSTKILYFTGKSPTPSMIHVSKRLGEVTLRDVKAAVDREGNYRYHFKALDPEFGTVKEEVFLDGAVVPGWEGKIVAWLEEDGGEERPL; encoded by the exons ATGATCGCTTCACTCTCAAGAGGAAGTTTGCTGGATGAGGTTCTTCATGGAGGCTACAACGAG cagcagctggCAGTTTATGTTTCCTGGGTAAACTCTCAGCTGAGGAGGAAACCAGGTCTGGAGCCCATCACAGACCTCAGGCACGATCTGCAGGATGGAGTTGTGTTCCTACAGCTAATTGAGATAGTTG CTGGTGAAGTGCTGGAGGGCGTCTACAAACCTCCACAGAACAAAGAGGAAAGCAGAAAGAATGTGGAGGAAGTCTTGCAGTTCATTTCCTCCAGACACATACGCATGCCACATATATCTGCTAAAG ATGTTGTCGATGGCAATCTGAAGTCCGTGATGAGGATCATTTTGGCATTAGCAGCTCATTTCAAGCCATCAGCCAATCACAGAACAACTTCTGGAAGTGGGCGTGGCTCAAAAACAGCCAGCACAAGCCACAATCCTCACTCCACTGTTGCACTGGCTCAGGGAGCCGCTGCTGCTCTGGCATCAGCTCGACTGGATGTCTCACTACCTACAAATGGCACATGCATCAACAGGTCTAACAG AAAACCCCCTCAGACACTCTTtgcgaggagtttgcagcccacttcagagggaag TGTGTGGGGCTTGGATGAGGAGAAGAGCGTGTGTGTACGTGCCTTGGTTCAGCAGTATGAAAGAGGTGCCACAGATGAGCCGGCCAACCCCCCACCAAGCAG CCTCAGCTCCATCAGTCCACTCTCATCACCCAGAGGTCAGTCGAGCCACACGGACCGACAAGACCTGCAGCATCAGGAGAGCAGTG agtcaCCTGGTGCTGTAATGGAGCGTTGGGAGGATTCCATCAGTGAGATGTTGGAGGAGGAGGTGCAGGAGGCCCGTAAGATGGTCTCTGCTCTGCAG GCTCTGCTGCTGCACGGTTCTCTACCTGAGGAAgagcaggatgtgtgtgtgtcgtTGGACACCAACAGCGCTGAGCAGCAGCTG GTCGTCCTTCGTGGTCGTTTGGATCAGAGTATGGAGGAGATCAGGGAGCTGAAG AGAGAGCTGCTGCGCTGTAAGCAGGAGATGAGAAACCTGCAGGGAGTCAAG GAGGCCCAGCAGCAGAGGTTGTGCTCTCAGGAAGCATCCATACTGCAGACGAAGCAGGAGCTGCTCAGAGCCAGCATGACCAAGGACGAACTCAACAACCAGAAT GCGGAGCTTAAGTGGAAGCTGGAAGAATGCAACAGACTATGGAGCGAATGCAAG ATGGACGTGGGACAGAAGGACAGGTTACTTCAGCAGCTCAAATACAAGCTTGAAGAAAGTCAGAAAACCCAG ACGGAGTTACAAAGAGAGCTGCAGCAGAAGCACAGCCTGCTGCAGGACCTCATGAGTAGAAATCTGCCAGAG ATCCCAAACAGCCCTGAAAACAATGGATATTCCTACTCTGGGAATCCAGCTCCTCCTGTGTCGGGT CAGCAGGCAGAGGAGGTTCAGCTGCTCCGAGATGCTCTGAGGAGTCTGAGGAACAACTTCAGTGATCAGGACCCCCAGCAGCACACGCTGGACACTCTGGAGCAGGGAATAGTGTCCCTCATGGACAGGCTGCGTGTCCTGCATACAAACAGG GGAAGAGGGAAATCCCCACGACGCAAAGGTCAACACACAGATCTGGACTCCTGGCCTTCCACCA ATAGTCGTCAGTCTCACAGTAACCCACCTCCTTCCACTAAAATCCTGTACTTTACTGGTAAATCTCCGACACCCTCCATGATCCATGTATCCAAGAG GCTTGGTGAGGTGACGCTCAGAGATGTGAAGGCAGCTGTTGATCGAGAGGGAAACTACAGATATCATTTCAAAGCTCTAGACCCGGAGTTTGGCACGGTGAAAGAGGAG GTGTTTCTGGATGGAGCAGTCGTTCCAGGCTGGGAGGGAAAAATCGTGGCCTGGCTGGAAGAGGATGGTGGCGAGGAGAG GCCGCTGTAG
- the dixdc1b gene encoding dixin isoform X3: MIASLSRGSLLDEVLHGGYNEQQLAVYVSWVNSQLRRKPGLEPITDLRHDLQDGVVFLQLIEIVAGEVLEGVYKPPQNKEESRKNVEEVLQFISSRHIRMPHISAKDVVDGNLKSVMRIILALAAHFKPSANHRTTSGSGRGSKTASTSHNPHSTVALAQGAAAALASARLDVSLPTNGTCINRSNRKPPQTLFARSLQPTSEGSVWGLDEEKSVCVRALVQQYERGATDEPANPPPSSSISPLSSPRGQSSHTDRQDLQHQESSESPGAVMERWEDSISEMLEEEVQEARKMVSALQALLLHGSLPEEEQDVCVSLDTNSAEQQLVVLRGRLDQSMEEIRELKRELLRCKQEMRNLQGVKEAQQQRLCSQEASILQTKQELLRASMTKDELNNQNAELKWKLEECNRLWSECKMDVGQKDRLLQQLKYKLEESQKTQTELQRELQQKHSLLQDLMSRNLPEIPNSPENNGYSYSGNPAPPVSGQQAEEVQLLRDALRSLRNNFSDQDPQQHTLDTLEQGIVSLMDRLRVLHTNRGRGKSPRRKGQHTDLDSWPSTNSRQSHSNPPPSTKILYFTGKSPTPSMIHVSKRLGEVTLRDVKAAVDREGNYRYHFKALDPEFGTVKEEVFLDGAVVPGWEGKIVAWLEEDGGEERPL, encoded by the exons ATGATCGCTTCACTCTCAAGAGGAAGTTTGCTGGATGAGGTTCTTCATGGAGGCTACAACGAG cagcagctggCAGTTTATGTTTCCTGGGTAAACTCTCAGCTGAGGAGGAAACCAGGTCTGGAGCCCATCACAGACCTCAGGCACGATCTGCAGGATGGAGTTGTGTTCCTACAGCTAATTGAGATAGTTG CTGGTGAAGTGCTGGAGGGCGTCTACAAACCTCCACAGAACAAAGAGGAAAGCAGAAAGAATGTGGAGGAAGTCTTGCAGTTCATTTCCTCCAGACACATACGCATGCCACATATATCTGCTAAAG ATGTTGTCGATGGCAATCTGAAGTCCGTGATGAGGATCATTTTGGCATTAGCAGCTCATTTCAAGCCATCAGCCAATCACAGAACAACTTCTGGAAGTGGGCGTGGCTCAAAAACAGCCAGCACAAGCCACAATCCTCACTCCACTGTTGCACTGGCTCAGGGAGCCGCTGCTGCTCTGGCATCAGCTCGACTGGATGTCTCACTACCTACAAATGGCACATGCATCAACAGGTCTAACAG AAAACCCCCTCAGACACTCTTtgcgaggagtttgcagcccacttcagagggaag TGTGTGGGGCTTGGATGAGGAGAAGAGCGTGTGTGTACGTGCCTTGGTTCAGCAGTATGAAAGAGGTGCCACAGATGAGCCGGCCAACCCCCCACCAAGCAG CTCCATCAGTCCACTCTCATCACCCAGAGGTCAGTCGAGCCACACGGACCGACAAGACCTGCAGCATCAGGAGAGCAGTG agtcaCCTGGTGCTGTAATGGAGCGTTGGGAGGATTCCATCAGTGAGATGTTGGAGGAGGAGGTGCAGGAGGCCCGTAAGATGGTCTCTGCTCTGCAG GCTCTGCTGCTGCACGGTTCTCTACCTGAGGAAgagcaggatgtgtgtgtgtcgtTGGACACCAACAGCGCTGAGCAGCAGCTG GTCGTCCTTCGTGGTCGTTTGGATCAGAGTATGGAGGAGATCAGGGAGCTGAAG AGAGAGCTGCTGCGCTGTAAGCAGGAGATGAGAAACCTGCAGGGAGTCAAG GAGGCCCAGCAGCAGAGGTTGTGCTCTCAGGAAGCATCCATACTGCAGACGAAGCAGGAGCTGCTCAGAGCCAGCATGACCAAGGACGAACTCAACAACCAGAAT GCGGAGCTTAAGTGGAAGCTGGAAGAATGCAACAGACTATGGAGCGAATGCAAG ATGGACGTGGGACAGAAGGACAGGTTACTTCAGCAGCTCAAATACAAGCTTGAAGAAAGTCAGAAAACCCAG ACGGAGTTACAAAGAGAGCTGCAGCAGAAGCACAGCCTGCTGCAGGACCTCATGAGTAGAAATCTGCCAGAG ATCCCAAACAGCCCTGAAAACAATGGATATTCCTACTCTGGGAATCCAGCTCCTCCTGTGTCGGGT CAGCAGGCAGAGGAGGTTCAGCTGCTCCGAGATGCTCTGAGGAGTCTGAGGAACAACTTCAGTGATCAGGACCCCCAGCAGCACACGCTGGACACTCTGGAGCAGGGAATAGTGTCCCTCATGGACAGGCTGCGTGTCCTGCATACAAACAGG GGAAGAGGGAAATCCCCACGACGCAAAGGTCAACACACAGATCTGGACTCCTGGCCTTCCACCA ATAGTCGTCAGTCTCACAGTAACCCACCTCCTTCCACTAAAATCCTGTACTTTACTGGTAAATCTCCGACACCCTCCATGATCCATGTATCCAAGAG GCTTGGTGAGGTGACGCTCAGAGATGTGAAGGCAGCTGTTGATCGAGAGGGAAACTACAGATATCATTTCAAAGCTCTAGACCCGGAGTTTGGCACGGTGAAAGAGGAG GTGTTTCTGGATGGAGCAGTCGTTCCAGGCTGGGAGGGAAAAATCGTGGCCTGGCTGGAAGAGGATGGTGGCGAGGAGAG GCCGCTGTAG
- the dixdc1b gene encoding dixin isoform X4, with amino-acid sequence MIASLSRGSLLDEVLHGGYNEQQLAVYVSWVNSQLRRKPGLEPITDLRHDLQDGVVFLQLIEIVAGEVLEGVYKPPQNKEESRKNVEEVLQFISSRHIRMPHISAKDVVDGNLKSVMRIILALAAHFKPSANHRTTSGSGRGSKTASTSHNPHSTVALAQGAAAALASARLDVSLPTNGTCINRSNSVWGLDEEKSVCVRALVQQYERGATDEPANPPPSSLSSISPLSSPRGQSSHTDRQDLQHQESSESPGAVMERWEDSISEMLEEEVQEARKMVSALQALLLHGSLPEEEQDVCVSLDTNSAEQQLVVLRGRLDQSMEEIRELKRELLRCKQEMRNLQGVKEAQQQRLCSQEASILQTKQELLRASMTKDELNNQNAELKWKLEECNRLWSECKMDVGQKDRLLQQLKYKLEESQKTQTELQRELQQKHSLLQDLMSRNLPEIPNSPENNGYSYSGNPAPPVSGQQAEEVQLLRDALRSLRNNFSDQDPQQHTLDTLEQGIVSLMDRLRVLHTNRGRGKSPRRKGQHTDLDSWPSTNSRQSHSNPPPSTKILYFTGKSPTPSMIHVSKRLGEVTLRDVKAAVDREGNYRYHFKALDPEFGTVKEEVFLDGAVVPGWEGKIVAWLEEDGGEERPL; translated from the exons ATGATCGCTTCACTCTCAAGAGGAAGTTTGCTGGATGAGGTTCTTCATGGAGGCTACAACGAG cagcagctggCAGTTTATGTTTCCTGGGTAAACTCTCAGCTGAGGAGGAAACCAGGTCTGGAGCCCATCACAGACCTCAGGCACGATCTGCAGGATGGAGTTGTGTTCCTACAGCTAATTGAGATAGTTG CTGGTGAAGTGCTGGAGGGCGTCTACAAACCTCCACAGAACAAAGAGGAAAGCAGAAAGAATGTGGAGGAAGTCTTGCAGTTCATTTCCTCCAGACACATACGCATGCCACATATATCTGCTAAAG ATGTTGTCGATGGCAATCTGAAGTCCGTGATGAGGATCATTTTGGCATTAGCAGCTCATTTCAAGCCATCAGCCAATCACAGAACAACTTCTGGAAGTGGGCGTGGCTCAAAAACAGCCAGCACAAGCCACAATCCTCACTCCACTGTTGCACTGGCTCAGGGAGCCGCTGCTGCTCTGGCATCAGCTCGACTGGATGTCTCACTACCTACAAATGGCACATGCATCAACAGGTCTAACAG TGTGTGGGGCTTGGATGAGGAGAAGAGCGTGTGTGTACGTGCCTTGGTTCAGCAGTATGAAAGAGGTGCCACAGATGAGCCGGCCAACCCCCCACCAAGCAG CCTCAGCTCCATCAGTCCACTCTCATCACCCAGAGGTCAGTCGAGCCACACGGACCGACAAGACCTGCAGCATCAGGAGAGCAGTG agtcaCCTGGTGCTGTAATGGAGCGTTGGGAGGATTCCATCAGTGAGATGTTGGAGGAGGAGGTGCAGGAGGCCCGTAAGATGGTCTCTGCTCTGCAG GCTCTGCTGCTGCACGGTTCTCTACCTGAGGAAgagcaggatgtgtgtgtgtcgtTGGACACCAACAGCGCTGAGCAGCAGCTG GTCGTCCTTCGTGGTCGTTTGGATCAGAGTATGGAGGAGATCAGGGAGCTGAAG AGAGAGCTGCTGCGCTGTAAGCAGGAGATGAGAAACCTGCAGGGAGTCAAG GAGGCCCAGCAGCAGAGGTTGTGCTCTCAGGAAGCATCCATACTGCAGACGAAGCAGGAGCTGCTCAGAGCCAGCATGACCAAGGACGAACTCAACAACCAGAAT GCGGAGCTTAAGTGGAAGCTGGAAGAATGCAACAGACTATGGAGCGAATGCAAG ATGGACGTGGGACAGAAGGACAGGTTACTTCAGCAGCTCAAATACAAGCTTGAAGAAAGTCAGAAAACCCAG ACGGAGTTACAAAGAGAGCTGCAGCAGAAGCACAGCCTGCTGCAGGACCTCATGAGTAGAAATCTGCCAGAG ATCCCAAACAGCCCTGAAAACAATGGATATTCCTACTCTGGGAATCCAGCTCCTCCTGTGTCGGGT CAGCAGGCAGAGGAGGTTCAGCTGCTCCGAGATGCTCTGAGGAGTCTGAGGAACAACTTCAGTGATCAGGACCCCCAGCAGCACACGCTGGACACTCTGGAGCAGGGAATAGTGTCCCTCATGGACAGGCTGCGTGTCCTGCATACAAACAGG GGAAGAGGGAAATCCCCACGACGCAAAGGTCAACACACAGATCTGGACTCCTGGCCTTCCACCA ATAGTCGTCAGTCTCACAGTAACCCACCTCCTTCCACTAAAATCCTGTACTTTACTGGTAAATCTCCGACACCCTCCATGATCCATGTATCCAAGAG GCTTGGTGAGGTGACGCTCAGAGATGTGAAGGCAGCTGTTGATCGAGAGGGAAACTACAGATATCATTTCAAAGCTCTAGACCCGGAGTTTGGCACGGTGAAAGAGGAG GTGTTTCTGGATGGAGCAGTCGTTCCAGGCTGGGAGGGAAAAATCGTGGCCTGGCTGGAAGAGGATGGTGGCGAGGAGAG GCCGCTGTAG
- the dixdc1b gene encoding dixin isoform X2, whose translation MIASLSRGSLLDEVLHGGYNEQQLAVYVSWVNSQLRRKPGLEPITDLRHDLQDGVVFLQLIEIVAGEVLEGVYKPPQNKEESRKNVEEVLQFISSRHIRMPHISAKDVVDGNLKSVMRIILALAAHFKPSANHRTTSGSGRGSKTASTSHNPHSTVALAQGAAAALASARLDVSLPTNGTCINRSNRKPPQTLFARSLQPTSEGSVWGLDEEKSVCVRALVQQYERGATDEPANPPPSSLSSISPLSSPRGQSSHTDRQDLQHQESSESPGAVMERWEDSISEMLEEEVQEARKMVSALQALLLHGSLPEEEQDVCVSLDTNSAEQQLVVLRGRLDQSMEEIRELKRELLRCKQEMRNLQGVKEAQQQRLCSQEASILQTKQELLRASMTKDELNNQNAELKWKLEECNRLWSECKMDVGQKDRLLQQLKYKLEESQKTQTELQRELQQKHSLLQDLMSRNLPEIPNSPENNGYSYSGNPAPPVSGQAEEVQLLRDALRSLRNNFSDQDPQQHTLDTLEQGIVSLMDRLRVLHTNRGRGKSPRRKGQHTDLDSWPSTNSRQSHSNPPPSTKILYFTGKSPTPSMIHVSKRLGEVTLRDVKAAVDREGNYRYHFKALDPEFGTVKEEVFLDGAVVPGWEGKIVAWLEEDGGEERPL comes from the exons ATGATCGCTTCACTCTCAAGAGGAAGTTTGCTGGATGAGGTTCTTCATGGAGGCTACAACGAG cagcagctggCAGTTTATGTTTCCTGGGTAAACTCTCAGCTGAGGAGGAAACCAGGTCTGGAGCCCATCACAGACCTCAGGCACGATCTGCAGGATGGAGTTGTGTTCCTACAGCTAATTGAGATAGTTG CTGGTGAAGTGCTGGAGGGCGTCTACAAACCTCCACAGAACAAAGAGGAAAGCAGAAAGAATGTGGAGGAAGTCTTGCAGTTCATTTCCTCCAGACACATACGCATGCCACATATATCTGCTAAAG ATGTTGTCGATGGCAATCTGAAGTCCGTGATGAGGATCATTTTGGCATTAGCAGCTCATTTCAAGCCATCAGCCAATCACAGAACAACTTCTGGAAGTGGGCGTGGCTCAAAAACAGCCAGCACAAGCCACAATCCTCACTCCACTGTTGCACTGGCTCAGGGAGCCGCTGCTGCTCTGGCATCAGCTCGACTGGATGTCTCACTACCTACAAATGGCACATGCATCAACAGGTCTAACAG AAAACCCCCTCAGACACTCTTtgcgaggagtttgcagcccacttcagagggaag TGTGTGGGGCTTGGATGAGGAGAAGAGCGTGTGTGTACGTGCCTTGGTTCAGCAGTATGAAAGAGGTGCCACAGATGAGCCGGCCAACCCCCCACCAAGCAG CCTCAGCTCCATCAGTCCACTCTCATCACCCAGAGGTCAGTCGAGCCACACGGACCGACAAGACCTGCAGCATCAGGAGAGCAGTG agtcaCCTGGTGCTGTAATGGAGCGTTGGGAGGATTCCATCAGTGAGATGTTGGAGGAGGAGGTGCAGGAGGCCCGTAAGATGGTCTCTGCTCTGCAG GCTCTGCTGCTGCACGGTTCTCTACCTGAGGAAgagcaggatgtgtgtgtgtcgtTGGACACCAACAGCGCTGAGCAGCAGCTG GTCGTCCTTCGTGGTCGTTTGGATCAGAGTATGGAGGAGATCAGGGAGCTGAAG AGAGAGCTGCTGCGCTGTAAGCAGGAGATGAGAAACCTGCAGGGAGTCAAG GAGGCCCAGCAGCAGAGGTTGTGCTCTCAGGAAGCATCCATACTGCAGACGAAGCAGGAGCTGCTCAGAGCCAGCATGACCAAGGACGAACTCAACAACCAGAAT GCGGAGCTTAAGTGGAAGCTGGAAGAATGCAACAGACTATGGAGCGAATGCAAG ATGGACGTGGGACAGAAGGACAGGTTACTTCAGCAGCTCAAATACAAGCTTGAAGAAAGTCAGAAAACCCAG ACGGAGTTACAAAGAGAGCTGCAGCAGAAGCACAGCCTGCTGCAGGACCTCATGAGTAGAAATCTGCCAGAG ATCCCAAACAGCCCTGAAAACAATGGATATTCCTACTCTGGGAATCCAGCTCCTCCTGTGTCGGGT CAGGCAGAGGAGGTTCAGCTGCTCCGAGATGCTCTGAGGAGTCTGAGGAACAACTTCAGTGATCAGGACCCCCAGCAGCACACGCTGGACACTCTGGAGCAGGGAATAGTGTCCCTCATGGACAGGCTGCGTGTCCTGCATACAAACAGG GGAAGAGGGAAATCCCCACGACGCAAAGGTCAACACACAGATCTGGACTCCTGGCCTTCCACCA ATAGTCGTCAGTCTCACAGTAACCCACCTCCTTCCACTAAAATCCTGTACTTTACTGGTAAATCTCCGACACCCTCCATGATCCATGTATCCAAGAG GCTTGGTGAGGTGACGCTCAGAGATGTGAAGGCAGCTGTTGATCGAGAGGGAAACTACAGATATCATTTCAAAGCTCTAGACCCGGAGTTTGGCACGGTGAAAGAGGAG GTGTTTCTGGATGGAGCAGTCGTTCCAGGCTGGGAGGGAAAAATCGTGGCCTGGCTGGAAGAGGATGGTGGCGAGGAGAG GCCGCTGTAG
- the dixdc1b gene encoding dixin isoform X5, producing MIASLSRGSLLDEVLHGGYNEQQLAVYVSWVNSQLRRKPGLEPITDLRHDLQDGVVFLQLIEIVAGEVLEGVYKPPQNKEESRKNVEEVLQFISSRHIRMPHISAKDVVDGNLKSVMRIILALAAHFKPSANHRTTSGSGRGSKTASTSHNPHSTVALAQGAAAALASARLDVSLPTNGTCINRSNSVWGLDEEKSVCVRALVQQYERGATDEPANPPPSSSISPLSSPRGQSSHTDRQDLQHQESSESPGAVMERWEDSISEMLEEEVQEARKMVSALQALLLHGSLPEEEQDVCVSLDTNSAEQQLVVLRGRLDQSMEEIRELKRELLRCKQEMRNLQGVKEAQQQRLCSQEASILQTKQELLRASMTKDELNNQNAELKWKLEECNRLWSECKMDVGQKDRLLQQLKYKLEESQKTQTELQRELQQKHSLLQDLMSRNLPEIPNSPENNGYSYSGNPAPPVSGQQAEEVQLLRDALRSLRNNFSDQDPQQHTLDTLEQGIVSLMDRLRVLHTNRGRGKSPRRKGQHTDLDSWPSTNSRQSHSNPPPSTKILYFTGKSPTPSMIHVSKRLGEVTLRDVKAAVDREGNYRYHFKALDPEFGTVKEEVFLDGAVVPGWEGKIVAWLEEDGGEERPL from the exons ATGATCGCTTCACTCTCAAGAGGAAGTTTGCTGGATGAGGTTCTTCATGGAGGCTACAACGAG cagcagctggCAGTTTATGTTTCCTGGGTAAACTCTCAGCTGAGGAGGAAACCAGGTCTGGAGCCCATCACAGACCTCAGGCACGATCTGCAGGATGGAGTTGTGTTCCTACAGCTAATTGAGATAGTTG CTGGTGAAGTGCTGGAGGGCGTCTACAAACCTCCACAGAACAAAGAGGAAAGCAGAAAGAATGTGGAGGAAGTCTTGCAGTTCATTTCCTCCAGACACATACGCATGCCACATATATCTGCTAAAG ATGTTGTCGATGGCAATCTGAAGTCCGTGATGAGGATCATTTTGGCATTAGCAGCTCATTTCAAGCCATCAGCCAATCACAGAACAACTTCTGGAAGTGGGCGTGGCTCAAAAACAGCCAGCACAAGCCACAATCCTCACTCCACTGTTGCACTGGCTCAGGGAGCCGCTGCTGCTCTGGCATCAGCTCGACTGGATGTCTCACTACCTACAAATGGCACATGCATCAACAGGTCTAACAG TGTGTGGGGCTTGGATGAGGAGAAGAGCGTGTGTGTACGTGCCTTGGTTCAGCAGTATGAAAGAGGTGCCACAGATGAGCCGGCCAACCCCCCACCAAGCAG CTCCATCAGTCCACTCTCATCACCCAGAGGTCAGTCGAGCCACACGGACCGACAAGACCTGCAGCATCAGGAGAGCAGTG agtcaCCTGGTGCTGTAATGGAGCGTTGGGAGGATTCCATCAGTGAGATGTTGGAGGAGGAGGTGCAGGAGGCCCGTAAGATGGTCTCTGCTCTGCAG GCTCTGCTGCTGCACGGTTCTCTACCTGAGGAAgagcaggatgtgtgtgtgtcgtTGGACACCAACAGCGCTGAGCAGCAGCTG GTCGTCCTTCGTGGTCGTTTGGATCAGAGTATGGAGGAGATCAGGGAGCTGAAG AGAGAGCTGCTGCGCTGTAAGCAGGAGATGAGAAACCTGCAGGGAGTCAAG GAGGCCCAGCAGCAGAGGTTGTGCTCTCAGGAAGCATCCATACTGCAGACGAAGCAGGAGCTGCTCAGAGCCAGCATGACCAAGGACGAACTCAACAACCAGAAT GCGGAGCTTAAGTGGAAGCTGGAAGAATGCAACAGACTATGGAGCGAATGCAAG ATGGACGTGGGACAGAAGGACAGGTTACTTCAGCAGCTCAAATACAAGCTTGAAGAAAGTCAGAAAACCCAG ACGGAGTTACAAAGAGAGCTGCAGCAGAAGCACAGCCTGCTGCAGGACCTCATGAGTAGAAATCTGCCAGAG ATCCCAAACAGCCCTGAAAACAATGGATATTCCTACTCTGGGAATCCAGCTCCTCCTGTGTCGGGT CAGCAGGCAGAGGAGGTTCAGCTGCTCCGAGATGCTCTGAGGAGTCTGAGGAACAACTTCAGTGATCAGGACCCCCAGCAGCACACGCTGGACACTCTGGAGCAGGGAATAGTGTCCCTCATGGACAGGCTGCGTGTCCTGCATACAAACAGG GGAAGAGGGAAATCCCCACGACGCAAAGGTCAACACACAGATCTGGACTCCTGGCCTTCCACCA ATAGTCGTCAGTCTCACAGTAACCCACCTCCTTCCACTAAAATCCTGTACTTTACTGGTAAATCTCCGACACCCTCCATGATCCATGTATCCAAGAG GCTTGGTGAGGTGACGCTCAGAGATGTGAAGGCAGCTGTTGATCGAGAGGGAAACTACAGATATCATTTCAAAGCTCTAGACCCGGAGTTTGGCACGGTGAAAGAGGAG GTGTTTCTGGATGGAGCAGTCGTTCCAGGCTGGGAGGGAAAAATCGTGGCCTGGCTGGAAGAGGATGGTGGCGAGGAGAG GCCGCTGTAG